The Verrucomicrobiia bacterium genome window below encodes:
- a CDS encoding serine/threonine-protein kinase — translation MSTDKPLRMVTCMSCNTKVFIPGDLAPLSSVPCSKCGHSIMMPLRLRGLELRAKIASGGMGTVYRAFDTVLEREVAVKLMKKELEEDPKGLESFYREARAQASLNHTNIVQIYSYDDWEGLRYLVMELADRGTLDSRIEKYKSLPELDVLDIGIKIASALDLVLKHDLIHCDIKPGNILFNADNEPKLVDFGLARKADSDPDDDLRGTPYYVAPEKVKREKETFLSDMYSLGGTLYHALTGHTPFEAPTVEELVGAHVHTPLTPANQVLQDITQATSDILSRMMAKHPGDRFLSYDELRLALEYARSQLLIQQSQAPEENKPKGKTSWWRR, via the coding sequence ATGAGCACAGACAAACCCTTGCGGATGGTCACCTGCATGAGTTGCAACACCAAGGTGTTCATCCCCGGCGATCTCGCCCCGCTTTCTTCCGTGCCCTGCAGCAAGTGCGGTCACTCCATCATGATGCCCCTGCGGCTGCGCGGCCTCGAACTCCGCGCCAAAATCGCCTCCGGCGGCATGGGCACCGTGTATCGCGCCTTTGACACCGTGCTCGAACGCGAGGTGGCGGTGAAACTGATGAAGAAGGAACTCGAGGAGGATCCCAAGGGCCTGGAAAGTTTCTACCGCGAAGCGCGGGCGCAGGCGTCGCTGAACCACACGAACATCGTCCAGATTTACAGCTATGACGACTGGGAGGGCCTGCGTTACCTGGTCATGGAACTGGCCGACCGCGGCACGCTCGATTCGCGCATCGAAAAATACAAATCACTCCCCGAACTCGACGTGCTGGACATCGGCATCAAGATTGCCTCCGCGCTGGACCTGGTCCTGAAACACGACCTGATTCACTGCGACATCAAGCCGGGCAACATCCTGTTCAACGCCGACAACGAACCGAAGCTGGTGGACTTTGGTCTGGCGCGAAAGGCCGATTCCGATCCGGACGACGATTTGCGCGGCACGCCTTACTACGTCGCGCCCGAAAAGGTGAAGCGCGAAAAGGAGACGTTCCTCTCGGACATGTATAGCCTGGGCGGGACGCTTTACCACGCGTTGACGGGGCACACGCCGTTCGAGGCGCCGACCGTGGAGGAACTGGTGGGCGCCCACGTTCACACGCCGCTCACACCGGCCAACCAGGTGCTGCAGGACATCACCCAGGCCACCAGCGACATCCTGAGCCGCATGATGGCCAAGCACCCAGGCGACCGCTTTCTGAGCTACGACGAACTCCGGCTCGCGCTCGAATACGCGCGCAGCCAGTTGCTCATCCAGCAATCCCAGGCGCCCGAGGAAAACAAGCCAAAGGGCAAGACGAGCTGGTGGCGGCGGTAG
- a CDS encoding sigma-70 family RNA polymerase sigma factor, with amino-acid sequence MSNHAPADADPGAFRWDESTLRVQQLFVQHQGRLRAFVLSLTPDFSTADDVMQETFLVVSRKAGEFRPGSNFMAWARRIATFKVLDVIRDRQRAPVRLSDDVVEALAAAAPDDESEAQFAAETNALKQCLEKLAPAARELIRLRYFGEHTPEEIGRRRAQSVNAINVTLSRARGFLRQCLERRLNVEGSHP; translated from the coding sequence ATGAGCAACCACGCACCGGCGGATGCAGACCCGGGGGCCTTCCGGTGGGATGAGTCCACGCTGCGGGTGCAGCAGTTGTTCGTGCAGCATCAGGGCCGGTTGCGGGCGTTTGTCCTGTCGCTTACGCCTGACTTTTCGACCGCGGACGACGTGATGCAGGAAACCTTCCTCGTCGTTTCGCGCAAGGCCGGGGAATTCCGGCCGGGTTCAAATTTCATGGCGTGGGCGCGGCGCATTGCCACGTTCAAGGTGCTGGATGTCATCCGCGACCGTCAACGCGCGCCGGTGCGGCTCTCGGACGATGTGGTTGAGGCGCTCGCCGCGGCGGCGCCGGATGACGAATCCGAGGCGCAGTTCGCGGCGGAAACCAACGCGCTCAAACAGTGTCTGGAGAAACTGGCGCCGGCCGCGCGCGAATTAATCCGGCTCCGTTATTTCGGCGAACACACGCCCGAGGAAATCGGCCGGCGGCGTGCGCAGTCGGTGAATGCCATCAATGTCACGTTGTCCCGCGCCCGCGGGTTCCTGCGCCAGTGTCTGGAGCGGCGGCTCAATGTTGAAGGTTCCCACCCATGA
- a CDS encoding alpha-L-fucosidase: protein MTKTHLACLVLAGLTAVQCVMAADATSPDPYANETPAQRDARMAWWREARFGMFIHWGVYSVPAGFYHGKPVPGIGEWIMNHAKIPCAEYQSYAKEFNPVKFDADAWVKAARDAGMKYIVITAKHHDGFAMFATQASDWSLPKASPFHRDPLKELAAACRKYGVKLGFYYSQAQDWNNGGAAAGGKWDPAQEHSMDDYIDKIAVPQMKELLSNYGEFPAVLWWDTPVDMNRDRAAKLIEVLKLKPGIIHNNRLGGGFRGDTETPEQYIPATGYPGRDWETCMTMNDTWGFKSNDHNWKSAETLIRNLVDIASKGGNYLLNVGPTREGLIPEPSLERLQAVGAWMKVNGPAIYGTTASPFKRLTWGRCTKIEKGNATTLFLHVFDWPADGRLHVPGLKNKVVSAALLASGQKLATQATADGVSIAVPARAPDAISSTIVLNIAGAPEVVAAPLLPEKDGTLALKAADAELHGELQYESGRDHNNIGFWTNPDDFPSWTIKVERAGQFTVSAEMASLGEGRFDVLVDGRKLSGTAPNTGDYGKFRRLELGTLEIAEPGQVTIAVKPVKEGWAPINLRALTFKPVAR from the coding sequence ATGACCAAAACCCATCTGGCCTGCCTTGTCCTGGCGGGACTCACTGCCGTCCAATGCGTGATGGCCGCCGACGCCACGTCGCCCGATCCTTACGCCAACGAAACTCCCGCGCAACGCGACGCCCGCATGGCGTGGTGGCGCGAGGCGCGTTTCGGGATGTTCATCCACTGGGGCGTTTATTCCGTGCCGGCCGGATTTTACCACGGCAAGCCTGTTCCCGGCATCGGCGAATGGATCATGAACCACGCGAAGATTCCCTGTGCGGAATACCAGTCCTACGCGAAGGAGTTCAATCCGGTGAAGTTCGATGCCGACGCCTGGGTGAAGGCCGCCCGGGACGCGGGCATGAAATACATCGTCATCACCGCGAAACATCACGACGGCTTTGCGATGTTCGCGACGCAGGCGAGTGATTGGAGTCTGCCCAAGGCGTCGCCGTTTCATCGTGATCCCTTGAAGGAACTGGCCGCGGCCTGCCGCAAATACGGCGTGAAGCTCGGATTCTATTATTCACAGGCGCAGGACTGGAACAATGGCGGCGCGGCGGCCGGCGGCAAATGGGATCCAGCCCAGGAGCACAGCATGGACGATTATATCGACAAGATTGCCGTGCCGCAGATGAAGGAGCTGCTCAGCAATTATGGCGAGTTCCCGGCCGTGTTGTGGTGGGACACGCCGGTGGACATGAACCGCGACCGCGCGGCGAAGCTGATTGAGGTGTTGAAGCTCAAGCCGGGCATCATCCACAACAACCGCCTCGGCGGCGGCTTCCGCGGCGACACCGAGACGCCCGAGCAATACATCCCCGCCACCGGCTATCCGGGCCGCGATTGGGAAACGTGCATGACGATGAACGACACGTGGGGCTTCAAGAGCAATGACCACAACTGGAAGAGCGCCGAGACGCTCATTCGCAACCTCGTGGACATTGCGAGCAAGGGCGGCAACTACCTGCTCAACGTCGGTCCCACCCGCGAAGGGCTCATTCCCGAACCCAGCCTGGAACGATTGCAGGCCGTGGGCGCGTGGATGAAGGTCAATGGCCCGGCCATCTACGGCACCACCGCGAGTCCGTTCAAACGCCTCACCTGGGGCCGCTGCACCAAAATCGAGAAGGGCAACGCAACGACGCTGTTTCTCCACGTCTTCGACTGGCCGGCGGATGGCCGGCTGCACGTGCCCGGTTTGAAAAACAAGGTCGTCTCCGCGGCGTTGCTGGCGTCCGGTCAGAAGCTCGCCACCCAGGCCACGGCGGATGGCGTGAGCATTGCCGTTCCGGCCCGCGCGCCCGATGCGATTTCCTCCACGATCGTGCTCAACATTGCCGGCGCGCCCGAAGTGGTGGCGGCGCCGTTGCTGCCGGAAAAGGACGGCACGCTGGCACTCAAGGCCGCCGATGCGGAACTGCACGGCGAACTACAATACGAGTCCGGCCGCGACCACAACAACATCGGGTTCTGGACCAATCCCGATGACTTTCCCAGCTGGACGATCAAGGTGGAGCGCGCCGGGCAATTCACTGTCAGCGCGGAAATGGCCTCGCTGGGCGAAGGCCGGTTCGACGTGCTTGTGGACGGCCGGAAGCTTTCCGGCACCGCGCCGAACACGGGCGACTACGGCAAGTTCCGCCGGCTCGAACTCGGCACTTTGGAGATTGCGGAACCGGGCCAGGTCACCATTGCGGTGAAACCGGTGAAGGAGGGCTGGGCGCCCATCAATCTCCGCGCACTGACCTTCAAACCCGTCGCCCGGTAA
- the hpnA gene encoding hopanoid-associated sugar epimerase yields the protein MNCFVTGASGFIGANLVHELVARGHRVKALLRPGADTRGLAGAEFERVPGDVSDRVALAQAMRGCDWVFHVAASYHLWLRDYAPMYAANVDGTRNVIEAAHAAGCARIVYTSTVGCIGLPKAVNGVVTPTDENTPVSEAQMSNHYKLSKWRAEVVARELAAKGAPVVMVNPSAPVGPRDVKPTPTGQVIVDFLNRALPAFVDTGLNYVHVRDVAIGHILAAERGRIGERYILGHAEGNWTMKQALDVLAEITSLPAPKFRAPHALAFLAAYFGEAAAALTGKPPKAPLAGVRMARYKMWFNPAKAIRELGLPQTPPKQALADAVAWFKVNGYAK from the coding sequence ATGAATTGTTTCGTCACCGGCGCCTCGGGATTCATTGGCGCGAATCTCGTGCACGAACTGGTCGCGCGCGGGCATCGCGTGAAGGCGTTGTTGCGTCCGGGCGCCGACACCCGCGGGCTGGCGGGCGCCGAATTCGAGCGCGTGCCGGGCGACGTTTCGGACCGCGTGGCGCTGGCGCAGGCGATGCGGGGCTGCGATTGGGTCTTTCATGTGGCGGCGAGCTATCATCTCTGGTTGCGCGATTACGCGCCGATGTATGCCGCGAACGTGGACGGCACAAGAAATGTCATTGAAGCCGCGCACGCGGCGGGCTGTGCGCGGATCGTTTACACCAGCACGGTGGGTTGCATCGGGTTGCCCAAGGCGGTGAATGGCGTCGTCACGCCTACGGACGAAAACACGCCGGTGTCTGAGGCGCAGATGAGCAATCACTACAAGCTTTCGAAATGGCGGGCGGAAGTCGTGGCGCGCGAACTCGCGGCGAAGGGCGCGCCGGTGGTGATGGTGAATCCGAGTGCGCCGGTGGGTCCGCGCGATGTAAAGCCCACGCCGACCGGGCAGGTCATCGTGGATTTTTTGAATCGCGCCCTGCCGGCGTTCGTGGACACCGGCTTGAACTACGTTCACGTTCGCGACGTGGCGATCGGACACATTCTCGCCGCGGAGCGCGGGCGCATCGGTGAGCGTTACATTCTCGGTCACGCCGAGGGCAACTGGACGATGAAGCAAGCGCTGGACGTGCTCGCGGAGATCACCAGTCTGCCCGCGCCGAAATTCCGGGCGCCGCATGCCTTGGCATTTTTGGCGGCCTACTTTGGTGAGGCGGCGGCGGCCCTCACCGGCAAACCGCCCAAGGCGCCGCTGGCGGGCGTGCGGATGGCGCGCTACAAGATGTGGTTCAATCCAGCCAAAGCCATCCGCGAACTCGGCCTGCCGCAGACGCCGCCCAAACAGGCGCTGGCGGACGCCGTGGCATGGTTCAAAGTGAATGGCTATGCGAAGTGA
- the ilvN gene encoding acetolactate synthase small subunit has translation MRHTISVLVENKFGVLTRVAGLFSGRGYNIDTLNVGPTQDPKTSRMTIVTRGDDATVEQIIRQLNKLPNVLKVQDFREGEYVDRELVLVKVKVDSKTRAEVMQITDIFRAKIVDVQPKSLTVEVTGAEDKVEKLLELLDGFGVLELTRTGKIALPRK, from the coding sequence ATGCGACACACAATCTCAGTCCTGGTGGAGAACAAATTTGGCGTGCTCACCCGCGTGGCCGGTTTGTTCAGCGGCCGCGGTTACAACATCGACACCCTCAACGTCGGCCCGACCCAGGATCCCAAAACCTCGCGCATGACGATTGTCACGCGCGGCGATGATGCCACGGTGGAACAAATCATCCGCCAGTTGAACAAGCTTCCGAACGTGCTCAAGGTGCAGGATTTTCGCGAGGGCGAATACGTGGACCGCGAGCTGGTGCTGGTGAAGGTCAAGGTGGACTCCAAGACGCGCGCCGAAGTCATGCAGATCACCGACATCTTCCGCGCCAAAATTGTGGACGTGCAGCCGAAGAGCCTGACCGTCGAAGTCACCGGTGCCGAGGACAAGGTGGAAAAACTGCTGGAGCTGCTGGACGGCTTCGGCGTCCTGGAACTCACCCGCACGGGCAAGATCGCCCTGCCGCGCAAGTGA
- a CDS encoding MnmC family methyltransferase produces MFHILRVVAPDVYQLVRLRNGTVSVRSVADAETFHPGIGPVAEAEALYVRQLNLPGRVRETAGEFVLWDVGLGAAANALTAVRHCAGALRDSEHRRLRLVSFDHTCGALTFALNHAAALGYLDGFEAPVAELLANRRAQFRHAELDVEWRLELGDFPALLADGGRAGLVPPHAILFDPHSPQKNPAMWAVPLFMNLHRHLDPQRPCALATFTRSTLARAAMLLGGFHVGVGHPSGLKEETTVAANRLELLAEPLDRRWLERAARSDSAEPLVEPVYRRAKLGATTAARLREHPQFAAQLAPETAVFGKNAV; encoded by the coding sequence TTGTTTCACATCCTCCGCGTGGTTGCCCCCGACGTGTATCAACTTGTCCGCCTGCGCAACGGCACCGTCAGCGTGCGGTCCGTGGCCGATGCGGAGACGTTTCATCCGGGCATCGGGCCGGTGGCGGAGGCGGAGGCGCTCTACGTCCGGCAGCTGAATTTGCCCGGGCGCGTGCGCGAAACAGCCGGCGAGTTCGTGCTTTGGGATGTTGGCCTGGGCGCGGCGGCGAACGCGTTGACCGCCGTGCGGCACTGTGCCGGGGCGCTCCGCGATTCGGAACACCGCCGCCTCCGGCTCGTGAGTTTCGATCACACATGCGGCGCGTTGACCTTTGCGCTGAACCATGCCGCGGCACTGGGTTACCTCGATGGCTTCGAGGCGCCGGTGGCGGAGCTGCTGGCAAACCGCCGGGCGCAGTTTCGCCACGCGGAACTCGACGTGGAATGGCGGCTGGAGCTGGGCGACTTTCCCGCGCTTCTGGCGGACGGTGGCCGGGCCGGGCTCGTGCCGCCGCACGCCATTTTGTTCGACCCGCATTCGCCGCAGAAAAATCCGGCGATGTGGGCGGTGCCCCTGTTCATGAACCTGCATCGTCATCTGGATCCGCAACGGCCCTGTGCCCTCGCCACCTTCACCCGGAGCACGCTGGCGCGGGCGGCGATGCTCCTCGGCGGTTTCCATGTTGGCGTGGGGCATCCGTCGGGTTTGAAGGAGGAAACGACCGTGGCCGCGAACCGGCTGGAATTGCTGGCGGAGCCATTGGACCGGCGCTGGCTGGAACGGGCCGCGCGTTCGGACAGTGCGGAGCCGTTGGTGGAGCCGGTTTATCGCCGGGCGAAATTGGGCGCGACCACCGCGGCGCGCTTGCGGGAACATCCCCAGTTCGCGGCCCAATTGGCCCCGGAAACAGCCGTTTTTGGGAAAAATGCTGTTTGA
- a CDS encoding ribonuclease HII — MPAPVLDQFEFETALWRAGLQRVAGVDEAGRGPLAGPVVAAAVVLPPAWLETGLPPVLRGLNDSKQLTEARREAFFTVLTRLPEIQFAVAAVDAATVDRINILQATHRAMNEALAQLAPAPEHALVDGKPVKSLRFPQTAIVKGDARSYSIAAASVLAKVTRDRQAAEWDRAWPEYGFAVHKGYGTPQHLAALRQHGPCPIHRRSFAPLKLEQPELI, encoded by the coding sequence ATGCCTGCCCCCGTCCTTGACCAGTTTGAATTTGAAACCGCGCTCTGGCGTGCGGGATTGCAGCGCGTGGCCGGCGTGGACGAGGCGGGTCGCGGACCGCTGGCCGGTCCGGTGGTGGCAGCCGCCGTGGTGTTGCCGCCCGCGTGGCTGGAAACGGGATTGCCGCCGGTGCTGCGCGGGCTGAACGACTCCAAGCAACTGACCGAGGCGCGGCGCGAGGCGTTCTTCACGGTGCTGACGCGGCTTCCGGAAATCCAGTTCGCCGTGGCCGCCGTGGATGCGGCAACGGTGGACCGCATCAACATTCTGCAGGCCACGCATCGCGCCATGAACGAGGCGCTCGCCCAACTTGCGCCCGCCCCCGAGCACGCGCTGGTGGACGGCAAGCCGGTGAAGTCGCTGCGCTTTCCCCAGACGGCCATTGTCAAAGGCGATGCACGCAGTTACTCCATCGCCGCGGCGAGCGTGCTGGCGAAGGTGACGCGCGACCGCCAGGCCGCCGAGTGGGACCGCGCCTGGCCGGAGTATGGTTTCGCGGTGCACAAGGGTTATGGCACGCCGCAACATCTGGCCGCCCTCCGCCAGCACGGACCATGTCCCATCCACCGCCGCAGCTTTGCCCCGCTCAAGCTGGAGCAGCCCGAGCTCATTTGA
- a CDS encoding alanine--glyoxylate aminotransferase family protein, translated as MAHVKLHIPGPVEVSEKTFKALCSPMIGHRGQGFKDLYAKIQPQLQTLLSTKQLVYLSTSSAWGVMEGAVRNLVQKKVLNCMCGAFSDKWFDVSKRCGKDAEALQVPWGSPIRAADVDKKLATGQFDALTLIHNETSTGTMSPLAEIAALKQKYPDVMFIVDSVSSMSAVPLAFDALGIDVLLAGTQKAFALPPGLAVFVCSPAALARAATARDRGYYFDFLEFQKNAEQSMTPSTPSISHVYALASKLDEFFAEGLEARYARHQRTNQMTRDWAAKHGFTLFPEQGAESLTLTCVNNGAKPGGRTVDVPKLQKLVKDQGFLIDGGYGKIKGTTFRLSNMGDETPESMNQLYAALDQAMAQL; from the coding sequence ATGGCACACGTGAAACTGCACATTCCCGGTCCGGTGGAGGTCAGCGAAAAGACGTTCAAGGCGCTCTGCTCGCCGATGATCGGCCACCGCGGCCAGGGCTTCAAAGACCTCTACGCGAAAATCCAGCCGCAGCTCCAGACCCTGCTGTCCACCAAACAGCTCGTTTACCTCTCCACCTCGTCCGCGTGGGGTGTGATGGAAGGCGCGGTGCGGAATCTCGTGCAGAAAAAGGTGTTAAACTGCATGTGCGGCGCCTTTTCCGACAAGTGGTTCGATGTCTCCAAACGCTGCGGCAAGGACGCCGAGGCGCTCCAGGTGCCGTGGGGTTCGCCCATCCGCGCCGCGGACGTGGACAAGAAACTCGCCACCGGCCAGTTCGATGCGCTCACGCTCATCCACAATGAAACCTCGACCGGCACGATGAGTCCGCTCGCGGAAATTGCCGCGCTGAAGCAGAAATATCCCGACGTCATGTTCATCGTGGATTCCGTCAGTTCCATGAGCGCGGTGCCGCTCGCGTTTGACGCGCTCGGCATTGACGTCCTGCTGGCCGGGACGCAAAAGGCCTTCGCGCTGCCGCCCGGGCTCGCGGTGTTCGTGTGCTCGCCGGCGGCGCTGGCCAGGGCCGCCACGGCCCGGGACCGCGGTTATTATTTCGACTTCCTTGAATTCCAGAAGAACGCGGAGCAGAGCATGACGCCGAGCACGCCAAGCATCAGCCACGTTTACGCACTGGCCTCCAAACTCGACGAGTTCTTCGCCGAAGGCCTGGAAGCGCGTTACGCCCGGCATCAGCGCACCAACCAGATGACGCGCGACTGGGCGGCGAAACACGGCTTCACGCTGTTCCCCGAGCAGGGCGCCGAATCACTCACGCTCACCTGCGTCAACAACGGTGCCAAGCCGGGCGGCCGCACGGTGGACGTGCCCAAGTTGCAGAAGCTCGTGAAGGACCAGGGCTTCCTGATTGACGGCGGCTACGGCAAAATCAAAGGCACCACGTTCCGCCTCTCGAACATGGGCGACGAAACGCCGGAATCCATGAACCAGCTCTACGCCGCCCTCGACCAGGCGATGGCACAGCTCTGA
- the ilvC gene encoding ketol-acid reductoisomerase: MAAKVYTDKDADLGVLKNKTLAVLGFGSQGHAHALNLKESGLNVIIGLYEGSKSVAVAREKGFEVVPTAEAVRRADVIMVALPDTKQPACYEQDIAPNLTQGKTLLFSHGFSIHFKTIVPPKNVNVIMVAPKGPGHIVRRQYTEGKGVPSLIAVYQNPGKDAKKIALAWAKGIGGTRAGVIETNFKEETETDLFGEQTVLCGGCSALVQAGFETLVEAGYSPEMAYFECLHELKLIVDLMNESGISGMRFSISETAKWGDVSVGPKIIDASVKKRMKAALKDIQSGKFAREWVKEYKGGYKKYNALLKKGANHPIEKTGAKLRALMPWMKKTNIKGAQAAY, encoded by the coding sequence ATGGCCGCTAAAGTCTACACCGACAAGGACGCCGATCTCGGCGTGTTAAAAAACAAAACCCTCGCCGTGCTCGGCTTCGGTTCGCAGGGCCACGCCCACGCGCTGAACCTCAAGGAGAGCGGGTTGAACGTCATCATCGGCCTTTACGAAGGCAGCAAGTCCGTCGCGGTCGCCCGCGAGAAGGGCTTTGAAGTCGTGCCCACCGCCGAGGCCGTCCGCCGGGCGGACGTCATCATGGTGGCGCTGCCCGACACCAAGCAGCCCGCGTGCTACGAGCAGGACATCGCGCCGAATCTGACCCAGGGCAAGACGCTCCTGTTCAGCCACGGCTTCTCGATTCATTTCAAGACTATCGTGCCGCCCAAGAACGTGAACGTCATCATGGTCGCGCCGAAAGGCCCGGGGCATATCGTCCGCCGTCAATACACCGAAGGCAAAGGCGTGCCGAGCTTGATCGCCGTGTATCAAAACCCCGGCAAGGACGCGAAGAAGATCGCGCTCGCCTGGGCCAAGGGCATCGGTGGCACGCGCGCCGGCGTGATCGAAACGAACTTCAAGGAAGAGACCGAAACCGATTTGTTCGGCGAGCAGACCGTGCTGTGCGGCGGTTGCAGCGCGCTGGTGCAGGCCGGCTTCGAGACGCTGGTCGAGGCAGGTTACTCGCCCGAGATGGCTTACTTCGAATGCCTGCACGAGTTGAAGCTGATCGTGGACTTGATGAACGAGTCCGGCATCAGCGGCATGCGCTTCTCGATTTCCGAAACCGCCAAGTGGGGCGATGTGAGCGTCGGCCCGAAGATCATTGATGCGTCGGTGAAGAAGCGCATGAAGGCGGCGTTGAAGGACATCCAGAGCGGCAAGTTCGCCCGCGAATGGGTGAAGGAATACAAGGGCGGCTACAAGAAATACAACGCGCTGCTCAAGAAGGGCGCCAACCACCCGATCGAAAAGACGGGCGCGAAGCTCCGCGCGCTGATGCCCTGGATGAAGAAGACCAACATCAAGGGCGCCCAGGCCGCTTACTAA
- a CDS encoding YraN family protein has translation MTLWERIKTRWFRAAEPEHLRRGKLGEAAAKKHLQRLGLKFLTANFRSARGEIDLVFRDDDDLVFVEVKTRSSEDWTRPAAAVNARKRRLLSQTALDYLKLLKNPPVKIRFDIVEVLLRDGAVREVRHLPNTFTMSRPYRYG, from the coding sequence ATGACGTTGTGGGAGCGCATCAAGACCCGGTGGTTTCGTGCGGCAGAACCCGAGCATTTGCGCCGCGGCAAACTCGGCGAGGCGGCCGCGAAGAAACACCTGCAACGACTTGGCCTGAAGTTCCTCACGGCGAACTTCCGGTCCGCGCGCGGCGAAATTGACCTGGTCTTTCGCGATGACGATGACCTGGTGTTTGTCGAAGTGAAGACCCGTTCTTCCGAGGACTGGACCCGGCCGGCCGCGGCGGTGAACGCCCGCAAGCGCCGGCTGTTGTCGCAAACCGCGCTCGATTACCTGAAGCTGCTCAAAAACCCGCCGGTTAAAATTCGCTTCGACATTGTCGAGGTGCTGCTGCGCGACGGCGCCGTTCGCGAAGTGCGGCATCTGCCGAACACCTTCACGATGAGCCGGCCCTATCGCTACGGCTGA
- a CDS encoding LamG-like jellyroll fold domain-containing protein: MNDERLSHLIDAFLDGQLTPDEQAELEDLLRRSAAARAQFWQESRLHALLHAVENETAAEAPLALPSRSRMAILPWVSALAACLVLLALLGSRFWPARSHPPVKIEATTAAVAVLTRAADVKWSGAAGPQTGAALEPGWVKLESGLAQIEFFGGARVLLEGPAELQLLSPSSAFCRAGKLSAEVPPAARGFSLGTPQTQIRDLGTAFGVEVTPAGAEVHVFQGEIELNPAPAGHLQVKAGEALLVGHNLTVQPVAADRTAFASLSDLDHKLSAALHRRKLEWDATSAEINDDPSLLVRFDFARTPTALGALPNVAAHGTAVKDGAIVGCRWTEGRWPGKSALEFGRVSDRVRLEVPGELKSATLAAWVRVNGLDRAYNSLFMADGFAPGATHWQILNNGVVRLGVANRDGANHADYDSRVVFTPERFGQWVHLAVVYDATAGQVTHYVDGRVAGRAPLAFSLPLHIGPAQLGNWDTGRYAISGPIAIRHFSGCMDEFDLFQRALNDKEVEQLYAAGAPQPGPMQVAQVTDAFPPNKNP; the protein is encoded by the coding sequence ATGAACGACGAACGCCTGTCCCATCTCATCGACGCGTTTCTGGACGGCCAGTTGACGCCGGACGAACAGGCTGAACTGGAGGATTTGCTCCGGCGGTCAGCGGCGGCGCGGGCGCAGTTCTGGCAGGAATCACGCCTGCACGCCCTGTTGCACGCCGTGGAAAATGAAACCGCCGCAGAGGCGCCGCTCGCGCTCCCGTCGCGTTCGCGGATGGCTATCCTGCCGTGGGTTTCGGCGCTGGCCGCCTGCTTGGTGTTGCTGGCCCTGCTGGGCTCACGCTTCTGGCCGGCGCGGTCGCATCCTCCGGTCAAAATCGAAGCCACCACCGCAGCCGTGGCCGTGCTGACGCGTGCCGCCGACGTGAAATGGAGCGGGGCGGCCGGGCCGCAGACGGGCGCGGCGCTGGAGCCCGGCTGGGTGAAACTGGAATCCGGCCTGGCGCAGATTGAGTTCTTCGGCGGCGCGCGCGTGCTGCTCGAAGGGCCGGCCGAGTTGCAGTTGCTTTCGCCGTCTTCCGCGTTTTGTCGCGCGGGCAAGCTGAGCGCCGAAGTGCCGCCGGCGGCGCGGGGGTTCAGCCTCGGCACGCCGCAGACGCAAATCCGGGATTTGGGAACCGCGTTTGGTGTTGAGGTCACGCCGGCGGGCGCCGAGGTGCACGTCTTTCAAGGTGAGATTGAGTTGAACCCCGCGCCGGCCGGGCATCTTCAAGTCAAGGCGGGCGAGGCGCTCCTGGTCGGCCACAACTTGACCGTGCAGCCGGTGGCGGCGGATCGGACGGCCTTTGCTTCCCTCAGTGATTTGGACCACAAGTTGTCGGCGGCGTTGCACCGGCGGAAACTCGAATGGGACGCCACCAGTGCCGAAATCAACGACGACCCGTCGTTGCTGGTGCGCTTCGATTTCGCGCGGACGCCGACGGCGTTGGGCGCCCTGCCGAACGTGGCCGCGCACGGCACGGCAGTGAAAGACGGCGCCATCGTCGGTTGTCGTTGGACCGAGGGCCGCTGGCCCGGGAAGTCCGCGCTGGAGTTTGGCCGGGTCAGTGACCGGGTTCGGCTGGAGGTGCCGGGCGAATTGAAATCGGCAACGCTCGCGGCCTGGGTGCGTGTGAACGGGCTGGACCGGGCCTACAATTCGCTCTTCATGGCCGACGGCTTCGCGCCGGGCGCCACACACTGGCAGATCCTGAACAACGGCGTCGTGCGGCTGGGCGTCGCGAATCGCGATGGCGCCAACCACGCGGATTACGACAGCCGCGTGGTGTTCACGCCCGAGCGGTTCGGGCAATGGGTCCATCTCGCCGTGGTTTACGATGCAACGGCCGGGCAGGTGACGCATTACGTGGACGGCCGTGTGGCCGGGCGCGCGCCGCTGGCGTTTTCCCTGCCGTTGCACATTGGGCCGGCGCAGCTCGGCAACTGGGACACGGGCCGCTACGCCATCAGCGGGCCCATCGCCATCCGCCATTTCAGCGGTTGCATGGATGAATTCGACCTGTTCCAGCGCGCGCTCAACGACAAGGAGGTCGAACAGCTTTACGCCGCCGGTGCGCCGCAGCCCGGCCCGATGCAGGTCGCGCAAGTCACGGACGCTTTTCCTCCAAACAAAAACCCGTAA